In Phyllopteryx taeniolatus isolate TA_2022b chromosome 5, UOR_Ptae_1.2, whole genome shotgun sequence, the DNA window CATGTCCTCTCTTAGCCGTCACAATAATAATGTAGCGTTTTTCTTAAATTACTATATATGGATATTGTGCAATATGTGGATCCGGTTGGCCTGTGTATCACCATTGTTCCCGTTTCAGTACACAAGGCCACATTGCTACAATCTGTCATCTGTATGAAACAGCTTTCATATGTGCTCActattcagtcattcattcagtcatctgCACAAACAAGGAAAGAGACTTTATTATGGATGGATGCATCTATTTGTAGGGGGTGGGAAATCTGTAACAAGAAGGCCTGTGCACGCCATTAAAACAGCTAtgttctctcactctctctctctctctctttttagcACATTTGTTTTTACGCCAGCTGAtcgaaaagcttttttttttttttttttttttttgcaagcgcAGGAAAATACACAAGTCTCGCCATGGCAGGTATGCTTCTGCTTAGTTAGGACTAAAGCATCAAGAATATGATGGTACCATGCAACAGCCTTTACTGCTACACTGAAGTATGTCTTTGCAATCCTAGAGAACAACTTCCCTCCCCTGCCTCGATTCATCCCCCTCAAGCCGTGCTTTTACCAAGATTTCAATGAGATCCCTGACCAGCGTCGCACCATGTGCAAGCGCATCTACTACTTGTGGATCCGTGAGTGTTTCCTGCTCGTTTCTGTAGTGGAGCGACTGTGtcatgtgtgttgtgtgtgtcacaagctgttttccccaaaacattGTCCGGTGTAGCTGCAAGACCAGAGTGGCAGGTCTGATTTCCATTTGCCATTCAGCTATTTCacataaatattgattgaaGCATATTTTCTggcagataaaataaaatagaataacaCAGTGTGAGATACGAGCGACATAACTTACGGTTTTTCAAGGTATGAGCTGTCGtttggcttttttctttttttgctttgacttaagagcaaacatttgagatacgagcgctgtatggcgGTAGTGAACATAAGTCAAATCGCTTCACAAGTAGACGTTTGGCACACATAGtgaacaataattaaaaaaaaaaaagaaaaggcttcAAGATGttcaatgccactcccagttgaaggttactgtcaaagtaaacatcaaacaaagagacagACGACacatattgtgtatttaaaacaatcacatagctTTGTGTTAGGAAAGTCCGTTCAGCCTAAtgataacaaacaatgcaaaatgccatggacggtctaacaaatagcatcagcGTCAGTGTTATGACCCTTTTAgcgacggatatttgaacacaaatggtggagcaacacatgcatacagacagtagaacaatactcacaagcatatattctttatcctcacaaagaatgactaatattactgggGTTTAGTGAGAAGCTGCGACCGTCTTCAGGTTTCGCCCTATGGCTTTATTATATTGCCTCTCGGAAGCCATGGTGCACACAGCAGACTGAGCAGCACAATTTTAATTGAGCTGAAGCACAAAATATGGCAAACACTGTTTAATTCTGTATATTCTAGTatgttaatactgtatgttttataaagtacagtattatagagtggcagttattaaaaaacaaatggaaaaacatgttttcagttttttggggggaggctggaacatcAAGGCATTTTAGTCAATTTCAATGGTGAAAGATAATTTGacatatgagtgttttgagttacaagcgtggtcacggaacaaattaaagtgGCATTTCAAGGCAGGCAGCACTGTAGTCCATAAGATGTATGtcgtgtgtgtttttcattgaCCAATGCACACCAACAAAGTTTTGAAACAGTTGACTGAATCTTTCTGTAACAGTGAATAGTGCCACACTGGCTGTTAATCTGATCGGCTGCCTGGCATGGATGTGTGGTGGGGGTGGAGCCACCAACTTTGGCATGGCCTTCCTGTGGCTCATCCTCTTCACACCTTGCTCATACGTTTGCTGGTTCAGGCCCATCTACAAGGCCTTCAAGTAAGCCACTTCCATTTAAATGCACGccgccttgaaaaaaaaaaaagtgcttgttCTTTGACTTTCAACCGTTTCCTCCCCTCAGGACTGACAGCTCGTTCAACTTCATGGCGTTCTTTTTCGTCTTCATGGCCCAGGTTGTGATCAGTATTATCCAGAGCGTTGGAATTCCGGGTTGGGGAGTATGGTAAGCTTTTCAAATTGTTGTACCTGTAGATATCTAATGTGCTGTATCGCAATACACTCGCCAGCCACAATTTTATGTCCACCTGCAGAATCTAATGCAGGCATATCCAAACTAAAGATTCTCAAtagtccatagatgtgaatgtgagtgtcaatggttgttcgtgtcgtgtcctgcgattggctggcgaccagttcaggttagaccccgcctctcgcgcaAAGTCatctggcataggctccagcacatccgcAATGTTAGTGAggatggtatagaaaatggatacttttatcaatgtctatctattcaatttacagtcagcgaagtttgtaacatttgattaataagcTGTTAGAAAGCGATTTTCTTTCCTCTTAA includes these proteins:
- the scamp5a gene encoding secretory carrier-associated membrane protein 5: MAENNFPPLPRFIPLKPCFYQDFNEIPDQRRTMCKRIYYLWILNSATLAVNLIGCLAWMCGGGGATNFGMAFLWLILFTPCSYVCWFRPIYKAFKTDSSFNFMAFFFVFMAQVVISIIQSVGIPGWGVCGWLATITFFSTNIGSAVVMLIPTVMFTAVAVLSFIALSKVHNLYRGSGGSLGKAQEEWATGAWKNPHVQQAAQQAAMGAAQGAMQQNQYSAAPTYNYDDPM